A genomic stretch from Strongyloides ratti genome assembly S_ratti_ED321, chromosome : 1 includes:
- a CDS encoding Low-density lipoprotein receptor-related protein 6, which translates to MIRIFKKNKSYNWQSNLLILLFLLIKFCYSFSNENCESSSNCNNVTSCYFGACSQICSKNENSISCSCEGGYYLLKDNFTCKSVSLNHPLLVYAASFEIRLVNLEKMSPIPRTAVVPHHMASSVSLLSNVRNTVALDYYYEDPNNITIFWVDIKRSSINSGRLKKGLLVDVKPIITFGIHTPEGIVVDWIVKNIYWVDSKLDQIFVSDFNGKYVTTILSVNITNPRGIAVDPSLGYLFWSDWDIKNPRIERSNMDGSDRKVIYKSNVSSEDGWINSISLDYIAKRVYWVDAKSDKILSTDYDGNDMKEIFNDSMFIEHPFGVEVFENHVYWGDWKTFSIYRASKWNGSHIEVVDIRPFGIPLGIRIIHPSRQNKIMKNPCKDNGGCSHICLIKTKNSRTCGCPHMMVIDESGINCKMANLSILMVKGDDLYMYDLEYNTSIRYPFLNLYDEKIIDFTIDTIRNITYWIGSKSNNIQGVNYVQSHPTSKIIGGLRDFKYNEKYLSLNVDIVTGLIYYITKTLNYISFNVINPVNGFDKLLFNNNMYNFIKNPEKLIVAYKKGFILWFDTGYDNFKIFKASLDGGNIEEIKIMDNNRGKIISSASIDPNNDYIIYSNDTTESYVIILKDGSLKKINFNNYNYGKISSVSFLESKNSFLCYNINEKKLVMMRMNNNFIVTNIDQIIEIENDSLENHNLVRIIDKTPNDIVNEKDINCEKLNCSQICIRINNNLSDRKCLCGDGFMVEENKCYLKNDTFIGINNNSQVVLVNGKNSSDMDVVIKLPGEAHHLIPTSISFDLKQSILYFIDNKTLSLWMFDLYNNSATKLLVNSPHAQMKAVAANPINGLIYISSILHDEEEKYNIVEYLDPKRIDLRNVILKIKNDTIYDLFIDYKNGILIIITLNMTKYKFYVWTSDLDGSNLKFLYGGYKFKTPPKNIFFLTTKSSIIGLNDNNKWESFDYKTLKVYRDEKFTDLTLQKHLISRIKKGDFIDIDYASVPVTNKWIKINKCEENNGGCEEICFHKNYNKIFCACVFSKLDQHNKTCETYPAYLAYSLGIQIDFAPIFGDIETFRLSNEAFLEAGSMKKALKTIEATDSINNAYTLTVDMDEKQYIIADNGAHRIAAVTFDGMDNYIISEYIGPVEGVAFDPIERNIYFTSRNTIQKVSFLSTNITHYPVESEIILKLGKRDKLRGIAIDGCRKIIFYCNYREDLPSIEKVTFSGYKREKIIKNNILSPTFMAIDYKSTKLYWVDGQLNKIERIDYDGKHRENILLSDDEIKNEKDEKKEDKGIHPFGIAVYGDYIYVTDWKQRSVIMIDKITGGRSHIIAKNFYLQPFGLTVVAKEINDCGIDACTINNNLGCQDVCRLTASGIPHCSCNGERVLLPDNKTCTDDYFNKCSKDQFTCSSTLTCIPYINVCDGIKDCQNGEDEVVEFCTERVCRDGYYSCGNGRCVDDPSQCDKIFQCEGNFFNGNDCKCDPGYIFDQKERLCALIRIDYRRKEKCGNITCLNGGICDKKKNICLCPGGISGKSCENDPCYNRCLNKGICTMSTKGSPSPHCDCPIEYHGERCEKLKCAGRCNKNGICIVDEITGLPLCHCNIGWSGENCEISESVCKDFCFNNGHCLEAHNNLPYCNCPRNYNGLQCENCITKDNLPLECKNGGHCVDRSYCKCTNGFNGLNCEVNICQFHCFNDGKCSTDENGKPLCECLPSYYGDRCENSICDSEIDPCNGNGLCLPIPNIISKKNYTCLCNSRYEGENCSKKIGVHEYCINSINILPILDNPDEVECECLPGYTGSRCEIPELCINYCKNNGKCNYDYETGKRICKCVKGTAGPQCEIITAKNCSDIECKNGGVCGLSFNKNVECYCQLGWNGFDCTLPSCHDYCQNKGECHIFDNGFESTPYCKCKNGWFGVHCTSNLALNPENKNKGSFNFDEDNEIKFNKWLYLFTYFLFGIFIIGILLILFSYFYKKISITKLFNHHRLHNPLNIGCEMEEFNNEAFMLGEEAVEIPSEDDRINYSNTINGNVYNNTVFIMSDLDMRLSRQNMTSKPEAEELLHQNMEQNTNDEKIFK; encoded by the coding sequence atgataagaatatttaaaaagaataaaagttataattgGCAATCAAATTTACTAATACTActatttttacttataaaattttgttattctTTTTCTAATGAAAATTGTGAAAGTTCAAGTAATTGCAATAATGTAACATCATGTTATTTTGGAGCATGTAGTCAAATATGtagtaaaaatgaaaatagtATATCATGTTCATGTGAAGGTggatattatttattaaaagataattttacatGTAAAAGTGTATCACTTAATCATCCATTATTAGTTTATGCAGCAAGTTTTGAAATAAGACTTGTTAATCTTGAAAAAATGTCTCCAATTCCAAGAACTGCAGTTGTTCCACATCATATGGCATCAAGTGTctcattattatcaaatgttAGAAATACAGTAGCATtagattattattatgaagatcctaataatataacaatattttggGTTGATATTAAACGTAGTAGTATTAATAGTGGTCGTCTTAAAAAAGGTTTACTTGTTGATGTTAAGCCTATTATTACTTTTGGTATACATACACCTGAAGGTATTGTTGTAGATTggattgttaaaaatatatattgggTGGATTCAAAATTAGATCAAATATTTGTTTCAGATTTTAATGGTAAATATGTTACAACAATATTAAGtgtaaatataacaaatcCACGTGGAATAGCAGTAGATCCAAGTTTAGGATATTTATTTTGGAGTGATTGGGATATAAAAAATCCACGTATTGAACGATCAAATATGGATGGTAGTGATAGaaaagtaatttataaatCTAATGTATCTTCTGAGGATGGTTGGATAAATTCTATTTCATTAGATTATATAGCAAAAAGGGTATATTGGGTTGATGCAAAaagtgataaaatattatcaacaGATTATGATGGAAATGATatgaaagaaatatttaatgattcaATGTTTATTGAACATCCTTTTGGTGTAGAGGTATTTGAAAATCATGTATATTGGGGTGATTGGAAAACATTTTCAATTTATCGTGCCAGTAAATGGAATGGTTCACATATTGAAGTTGTTGATATAAGACCATTTGGTATTCCATTAGGTATTCGTATTATTCATCCATCaagacaaaataaaataatgaaaaatccATGTAAAGATAATGGTGGATGTTCACATATATGtcttattaaaacaaaaaattcaCGAACATGTGGATGTCCTCATATGATGGTAATTGATGAATCAGgaataaattgtaaaatggCTAATTTAAGTATATTAATGGTAAAAGGTGatgatttatatatgtatgatTTAGAATATAATACTTCAATACGATatccatttttaaatttatatgatgaaaaaataattgattttACTATTGATACAATTAGAAATATAACATATTGGATTGGaagtaaaagtaataatattcaGGGAGTAAATTATGTACAATCACATCCaacatcaaaaattattggtGGATTAAgagattttaaatataatgaaaaatatttatcattaaatgttGATATAGTTACAGgtttaatttattacataactaaaacattaaattatatatcatttaatgttATCAATCCAGTAAATGGATTtgacaaattattatttaacaataatatgtataattttattaaaaatccaGAAAAATTGATTGTTGCTTATAAAAAAGGATTCATACTATGGTTTGATACTGGATAtgacaattttaaaatttttaaagccTCTTTAGATGGTGGAAATattgaagaaataaaaataatggatAATAATAGaggaaaaattatttcttctGCATCAATTGATCCTaataatgattatataatttattcaaatgATACAACCGAAAGttatgttataatattaaaagatggttctttaaaaaaaattaattttaataattataactaTGGAAAAATATCATCAGTTTCTTTTTTAGAAagtaaaaatagttttttatgttataatataaatgaaaaaaagttAGTTATGATGCgtatgaataataattttattgttactaATATTGATCAAATAATTGAAATAGAAAATGATAGTTTAGAAAATCATAATTTAGTTagaattattgataaaactCCAAATGATATAGTTaatgaaaaagatataaattgtgaaaaattaaattgtagTCAAATTTGTATtagaattaataataatttatctgaTAGAAAATGTTTATGTGGAGATGGTTTTATGgttgaagaaaataaatgttacttaaaaaatgatacttttattggtattaataataatagtcaAGTTGTTTTAGTTAATGGAAAAAATTCTTCAGATATGGATGTTGTCATAAAATTACCTGGTGAAGCACATCATTTAATTCCTACCTCAATTTCTTTTGACCTAAAACaatctattttatattttattgataataagaCATTAAGTCTTTGGATGtttgatttatataataattcagCTACCAAACTTTTAGTTAACTCTCCACATGCACAAATGAAGGCTGTTGCTGCTAATCCTATTAATggattaatttatatttcttcAATATTACATGATGAAGAAgagaaatataatatagttGAGTATCTTGATCCAAAACGAATAGATTTAagaaatgttatattaaaaataaaaaatgatactaTATATGATTTATTCATTGACTATAAAAATggtatattaattattataacattgaatatgacaaaatataaattttatgtatgGACAAGTGATTTAGATGGCTcaaacttaaaatttttatatggtggatataaatttaaaactccaccaaaaaatatattttttttaacaacaaAATCAAGTATTATTggattaaatgataataataaatgggaatcatttgattataaaacattaaaagtatatagaGATGAAAAATTTACAGATTTAACACttcaaaaacatttaatttcaagaataaaaaaaggtgattttattgatatagaTTATGCCTCTGTACCAGTAACAAATAAAtggattaaaataaataaatgtgaAGAAAATAATGGTGGTTGTGAAGAGATTtgttttcataaaaattataataaaatattttgtgcCTGTGTTTTTTCAAAACTTGATCAACATAACAAAACTTGTGAAACTTATCCTGCATATCTTGCATATTCACTTGGTATTCAAATTGATTTTGCTCCAATATTTGGAGATATTGAAACATTTAGATTGTCAAATGAAGCATTTCTTGAGGCAGGTTCAATGAAAAAAGCCTTAAAAACTATTGAAGCAACAGATTCAATAAATAATGCATATACATTAACTGTTGATATGGAtgaaaaacaatatattattgcTGATAATGGTGCACATAGAATAGCTGCTGTTACTTTTGATGGAATggataattatataatttctgAGTATATTGGTCCAGTTGAAGGTGTAGCATTTGATCCAAtagaaagaaatatttattttacatcaAGAAATACTATACAAAAagtttcatttttatcaacaaataTTACTCATTATCCTGTAGAAagtgaaataatattaaaactaGGTAAACGTGATAAACTTCGTGGTATTGCTATTGATGGAtgtagaaaaataatattttattgtaattatcGTGAAGATTTACCAAGTATTGAAAAAGTAACATTTAGTGGAtataaaagagaaaaaattattaaaaataatattttatcaccAACATTTATGGCAATTGATTATAAATCAACTAAACTTTATTGGGTTGATGgacaattaaataaaattgaaagaaTAGATTATGATGGTAAACATagagaaaatattttattatcagatgatgaaataaaaaatgaaaaagatgaaaaaaaagaagataaagGTATTCATCCATTTGGTATAGCAGTATATGGtgattatatttatgtaacTGATTGGAAACAACGTTCAGTTATTatgattgataaaataacagGTGGTAGATCACATATTAtagcaaaaaatttttatttacaaccATTTGGATTGACAGTTGTTGCTAAAGAAATTAATGATTGTGGTATTGATGCATgtacaattaataataatcttGGTTGTCAAGATGTTTGTAGACTTACAGCTTCAGGAATACCACATTGTTCTTGTAATGGTGAAAGAGTTCTCCTTCCTGATAATAAAACATGTACTgatgattattttaataaatgttctAAAGATCAATTTACATGTTCATCAACATTAACATGTATACCATATATTAATGTTTGTGATGGTATTAAAGATTGCCAAAATGGTGAAGATGAAGTTGTTGAATTTTGTACAGAAAGAGTATGTCGTGATGGATATTATTCATGTGGTAATGGACGTTGTGTAGATGATCCATCTCAatgtgataaaatatttcaatgtgaaggtaatttttttaatggaaATGATTGTAAATGTGATCCTGGATATATTTTTGATCAAAAAGAAAGATTATGTGCCTTAATACGTATAGATTATAggagaaaagaaaaatgtgGAAATATTACATGTTTAAATGGTGGAATTtgtgataagaaaaaaaatatatgtttatgTCCTGGTGGTATAAGTGGAAAAAGTTGTGAAAATGATCCATGTTATAATAGATGTCTTAATAAAGGTATATGTACAATGTCAACAAAAGGTTCTCCATCACCACATTGTGATTGTCCAATTGAATATCATGGTGAAAGatgtgaaaaattaaaatgtgcTGGAAgatgtaataaaaatggtATATGTATAGTTGATGAAATTACTGGACTTCCATTATGTCATTGTAATATAGGATGGAGTGGAGAAAATTGTGAAATATCAGAATCTGTTTGTAAagatttttgttttaataatggACATTGTTTAGAGGCACATAATAATTTACCATATTGTAATTGTCCAAGAAATTATAATGGTCTTCAATGTGAAAATTGTATtacaaaagataatttaCCATTAGAATGTAAAAATGGTGGACATTGTGTTGATAGAAGTTATTGTAAATGTACTAATGGTTTTAATGGATTAAATTGTGAAGTTAATATATGTCAATTTCATTGTTTTAATGATGGAAAATGTAGTACTGATGAAAATGGAAAACCTTTATGTGAATGTCTTCCATCATATTATGGAGATAGATGTGAAAATAGTATTTGTGATTCAGAAATTGATCCATGTAATGGAAATGGTCTTTGTCTTCCAATAccaaatattatatcaaaaaaaaattatacatgtCTATGTAATTCTAGATATGAAGGTGAAAAttgtagtaaaaaaattggtGTTCATgaatattgtataaattcaataaatattttaccaaTTTTAGATAATCCAGATGAGGTGGAGTGTGAATGTCTACCAGGATATACAGGATCACGTTGTGAAATACCAGAATTATgtataaattattgtaaaaataatggaAAATGTAATTATGATTATGAAACAGGTAAACGTATATGCAAATGTGTTAAAGGAACTGCTGGACCACAATGTGAAATAATAACAGCAAAAAATTGTTCTGATATAGAATGTAAAAATGGTGGTGTTTGTggtttatcatttaataaaaatgttgaatGTTATTGTCAATTAGGATGGAATGGTTTTGATTGTACATTACCATCATGTCATGATTATTGTCAAAATAAAGGTGAATGtcatatatttgataatggATTTGAAAGTACACCTTATTGTAAATGTAAAAATGGTTGGTTTGGTGTACATTGTACATCAAATTTAGCATTAAATcctgaaaataaaaataaaggtTCTTTCAATTTTGATGAagataatgaaattaaatttaataaatggttatacttatttacatattttttatttggtatttttattataggaatattacttattttattttcctatttttataaaaaaatatcaataacaaaattatttaatcatCATCGTCTTCATAATCCATTAAATATTGGTTGTGAAATGGAAGAATTTAACAATGAAGCTTTTATGTTAGGTGAAGAAGCTGTTGAAATACCTTCTGAAGATGATAgaataaattattcaaataCAATCAATGGTAATGTTTACAATAATACAGTATTTATAATGAGTGATCTCGATATGCGATTAAGCAGGCAAAATATGACGTCGAAACCTGAAGCAGAAGAATTGTTACATCAAAATATGGAACAAAATACcaatgatgaaaaaatttttaaataa